A genome region from Etheostoma cragini isolate CJK2018 chromosome 4, CSU_Ecrag_1.0, whole genome shotgun sequence includes the following:
- the si:dkeyp-87e7.4 gene encoding uncharacterized protein si:dkeyp-87e7.4: protein MAGAARGPVVGRPLAFAIEERRAVHSWSRISSAGQNILLDALKILSPMSRDLSNNEELVTFLQELGEEGHKPTVLRSMDVYGYRSSTNQPLTEDKLKPPNRSARPAAKRRGRRSMTKKREVHPSWNTSEKCNPKIQGVRPPELLVDHHAINCSRTPSRNVEVSQVRPCLRLTNIEGLSGFHTARLQIHTSWDKNSEVPSVAFSKQQHPPTLSGIPLQPSQNGGGAPTKAVALFSQKSLSCPIRLDGALIGDSAPVFYTNGRAFPETHTELTSNGWRGNGLHRDGRGPKELSNPTRQRNGWKDKNGLRWKVIKVDDSRSVAEARRKAQKILQVNLSPVIQIQPLNHVLRDFRYQNK, encoded by the coding sequence ATGGCTGGCGCTGCGCGAGGTCCCGTGGTTGGCCGGCCATTGGCGTTTGCCATTGAAGAGCGAAGGGCGGTTCACTCCTGGTCCCGGATCTCGTCAGCGGGGCAAAACATCCTCCTGGATGCTCTAAAGATCCTCAGCCCAATGTCCCGTGACCTCTCAAACAATGAAGAGCTGGTCACCTTCTTGCAGGAGCTGGGTGAGGAGGGCCACAAGCCCACTGTGCTGCGTAGCATGGACGTGTATGGCTACCGCTCTAGCACAAACCAACCCCTGACTGAAGACAAGCTGAAGCCCCCCAACAGGAGCGCCAGACCTGCAGCCaagaggaggggaaggaggtCCATGACCAAGAAGAGAGAGGTGCACCCATCCTGGAACACCTCTGAGAAGTGCAACCCTAAGATCCAAGGGGTCCGCCCTCCTGAGCTGCTGGTGGACCATCATGCTATCAACTGCAGCAGGACACCCAGTCGGAATGTAGAGGTGTCGCAGGTGCGGCCGTGCCTCAGACTGACCAACATTGAGGGTCTGTCTGGCTTCCATACAGCCCGACTCCAGATTCACACTTCTTGGGACAAAAACTCTGAGGTGCCATCTGTTGCCTTTTCAAAGCAACAGCACCCTCCAACGCTTTCAGGAATACCTTTGCAGCCTTCTCAGAACGGTGGTGGGGCGCCCACCAAAGCTGTGGCCTTGTTCAGTCAGAAGAGCCTGTCCTGCCCCATCCGATTGGACGGCGCCCTCATCGGAGATTCTGCACCAGTCTTTTACACAAATGGACGGGCATTCCCAGAGACTCACACAGAGCTGACCAGCAATGGCTGGAGGGGAAACGGCCTCCACAGAGATGGTCGGGGCCCAAAGGAACTGAGCAACCCGACGCGGCAGAGGAATGGCTGGAAGGACAAAAACGGTCTTAGGTGGAAAGTGATAAAGGTGGATGACTCTCGCTCTGTAGCTGAGGCCCGCAGAAAAGCGCAAAAGATCTTACAGGTCAACCTGTCTCCAGTGATTCAGATTCAACCTCTCAACCATGTTCTGAGAGACTTCCGATACCAGAATAAGTGA